TTGCTGGTAATCTTATATCCGCTGTTTTTAACAGTTATTACTGCATTTAAAACACCGGCAGAGTCCGCCGAGAATTTCTTTGCATTACCAAGTGGATTGAATTTTGAAAACTTTATCAATGTTTTTCAAAAAGGAAATGCAGGTTTATCGTTTTTGAACTCGTTCAAGGTAACCGTCACATCGGTCGCATTAATCCTTATAACGATACCGATGTGTGGGTATGCAATTGCGAGAAGCATGGATCGCAGCAAGTATTATCGCAATATCTATTATGTACTGCTTATAGGAATTTTCGTTCCTTTTCAGGTCATCATGGTACCTCTTGTTATGTATCTGGGGAGAATGAATTTGTGCAGCATACCGGGACTGGTTATCATGCACGTAACCTTAGCTTCGTCGCAGGGCGTATTTTTAATTGTCAATTATGTAAAAGCTGTTCCCAGAGATCTGGAAGAAGCATCCTATATCGATGGATGTACGACGTTCTCAGGGTATGTAAAGGTGGTGCTGCCGCTGATCAAGCCAATACTTGCAACAATTATGGTTTTGAATGTTTTATGGGTCTGGAATGACTTTCAAATGCCGCTGCTTTTACTAAACCGCTCTCCGGAGATGTTTACACTGCCGCTGTTTCAGTATAATTTTACAGGGCAATATACAAACGATTACAACATGGCCTTTGCATCTTTTTTAGTTTCGATGATACCTGTTTTAGTAATCTATGCCTTTGCACAGAAGCATATTATATCAGGGTTGACCCAGGGAGCAGTAAAATCATGATTTTCGGATCGGGCTGGAAAATCTGCAAGGGGAATCTATATCATGAAAAAACGCTATATAGAAAACAAAATATTGATTGGCCTGATCATTGTTATATTCATGGGATTGATGATAAGTGTTATTTCGTATTTTTTCAAACGGGAAGATATTAAGAATTCGGAAATGAAGAACATGGTGAATATCAGTAATAATATCGACACGGTTCTTGATAACTTTCTCGGAAGTATGCAAACGCTCTATGAAATTCATTATTTTGATTATACAGCCCGTGATATCCTTCTGACCGACAGTAAAGAGACAGATTATAGGAAAAGGCTTGAAGATTCCCTGTACATGGACAATTCATTGAAGCATATTGTCGGGTGGAATCCGGGTATAGAGCAGGCAACAATCATCTCAAAATATGGGAATGTATACAGTAATAATCCTTCTGTTTTTGCTGAATATCTGGAGTTTATTGAAGCACAGAAAGAGGCAAATATTCCTAAGGAATTTAAAGGGACGTATTATACGGAAAAATATAACAAGGGTTCTCTTTTTGATAATACGACCGTAATTACGGCGATTCACCCAATGTATGCTTATGAAAATAGTGAGATGGCGTTGATGTGTATTGATATTGACTACAAAGCGCTGCTTAATGTGCTGAAAACGAGTGTGAAGAATCAAAAAGGATGTTTCTACCTTTTTTATGAGGGGAGACCTGTTCTTTCAATATATGGAGATGGGTATGAGCAATCACGTACATGTACAGAGGAAGCTATAGAAAACATTCTGGATCAGGACTGTAAAAGCAATAAAGTAAGTAATGTTTCCTGTGATGGAAGAAAAGTCTACGTTACAAAAAAGGAGAACATTCTAACCGGGTGGACCATTATACAACTTCGGACAGAAGGAGAGATACTGCAGGACTTGAACAAATCAAATCAGATTACTATGTTTTTATTAGTTGTGGTCTTTGCCATTGTGCTGCTTCTGCTTTATTGGATCAATGTCAGAATTCTGAAACCACTCATCCATTTTGAAGCAGACATTCGCACCTATTCTTCCGGAGATTCCTTAAAGCTGGTCACTTACGAAAAACCTGTGAGCGAACGAGTCAGCAGTGTGATGAACAGCTACAATCACCTTGTGGAACAGGTGAACCGTTACATTGACCGGGAGATCATATATGAAAAGAATCAGAGAAATACCCAGGCCATTGCACTGCGTTATCAGATTAACCCACATTTTTTATTTAATACCCTGAACGTTATCGGCTCAATTGCAGAAATTAATGATCTCCGGGAGGTGGTTGATGTGACCAGCAATCTATCCATGATTCTGCAATACAATATCCGCGGTACAAAATTGGTAACGTTAAAGGAAGAACTGGCTATTGCCAATGCGTATATTGAAATTCAAAAAGTACGTTTTCAGAATAAAATAGCAATACAGTATGATGTGCCCGAAACAATGCTCAAGGAAAAAATCATCAAATTTATCCTCCAGCCACTACTGGAAAATGTTTTTAAACATGCCTGTCGAAAAGGGGATAAATCAGGTCTCCATATTCGTATAAGTGCTGTTATGCGGCAGCCCTGTCTGTTCTTGTATGTCAGTGATGACGGAAAAGGAATCGAACCA
The window above is part of the Novisyntrophococcus fermenticellae genome. Proteins encoded here:
- a CDS encoding carbohydrate ABC transporter permease; the protein is MGKSKGSVMMKAVCYIFLLAGLLVILYPLFLTVITAFKTPAESAENFFALPSGLNFENFINVFQKGNAGLSFLNSFKVTVTSVALILITIPMCGYAIARSMDRSKYYRNIYYVLLIGIFVPFQVIMVPLVMYLGRMNLCSIPGLVIMHVTLASSQGVFLIVNYVKAVPRDLEEASYIDGCTTFSGYVKVVLPLIKPILATIMVLNVLWVWNDFQMPLLLLNRSPEMFTLPLFQYNFTGQYTNDYNMAFASFLVSMIPVLVIYAFAQKHIISGLTQGAVKS
- a CDS encoding cache domain-containing sensor histidine kinase codes for the protein MKKRYIENKILIGLIIVIFMGLMISVISYFFKREDIKNSEMKNMVNISNNIDTVLDNFLGSMQTLYEIHYFDYTARDILLTDSKETDYRKRLEDSLYMDNSLKHIVGWNPGIEQATIISKYGNVYSNNPSVFAEYLEFIEAQKEANIPKEFKGTYYTEKYNKGSLFDNTTVITAIHPMYAYENSEMALMCIDIDYKALLNVLKTSVKNQKGCFYLFYEGRPVLSIYGDGYEQSRTCTEEAIENILDQDCKSNKVSNVSCDGRKVYVTKKENILTGWTIIQLRTEGEILQDLNKSNQITMFLLVVVFAIVLLLLYWINVRILKPLIHFEADIRTYSSGDSLKLVTYEKPVSERVSSVMNSYNHLVEQVNRYIDREIIYEKNQRNTQAIALRYQINPHFLFNTLNVIGSIAEINDLREVVDVTSNLSMILQYNIRGTKLVTLKEELAIANAYIEIQKVRFQNKIAIQYDVPETMLKEKIIKFILQPLLENVFKHACRKGDKSGLHIRISAVMRQPCLFLYVSDDGKGIEPEKLEKLNYMLEHEIDSQTILDEDKWEESIGLKNVIARIKNYYGNDCSIKLRSTVNLNTIVEIKLKHISFNDEISEEKEWRDD